The Xanthomonas sp. DAR 34887 genome has a segment encoding these proteins:
- the murC gene encoding UDP-N-acetylmuramate--L-alanine ligase encodes MIRRLHDTGDLVRAFPRVHFVGIGGTGMSGIAEVMLTLGYEVSGSDNADNAATRRLVKLGARVMRGHSAANVLGTDCVVVSSAIRDDNPELMEARSQRIPIMPRAAMLAELMRFRRGIAVAGTHGKTTTTSLAAAVLSEGGLDPTFVIGGQLLAAGANAKLGGGQWLVAEADESDGSFLRLNPLISVITNIDADHLENYGNDFARVQAAFAEFLQRLPFYGLAVLCIDDPEVAALAAKTPRHVMSYGLSENADVRAEDVVQDGPRMRFTLRLPEGSSTPVTLALPGRHNVLNALAAAAIGWQLGVAPEAIASALQSFAGIGRRFNDLGEVTTAAGARVRLVDDYGHHPRELAAVFAAARGGWPDKRLVVAFQPHRYSRTRDQFDAFAAVLSEVDALVLSEVYPAGEAPIPGADARSLARAIRARGRSEPVVVGQVAELSGVLPDVLQDGDLLLMMGAGDIGYVAQHIAQDGFVGGADA; translated from the coding sequence GTGATCCGCCGTCTCCACGACACCGGCGATCTGGTCCGCGCGTTTCCGCGCGTGCACTTCGTTGGCATCGGCGGCACCGGCATGAGCGGCATCGCCGAGGTCATGCTGACCCTGGGTTACGAAGTGTCCGGGTCTGACAACGCCGACAACGCGGCGACGCGGCGCCTGGTCAAGCTTGGCGCGCGGGTGATGCGCGGGCATTCGGCCGCCAACGTGCTCGGCACCGACTGCGTGGTGGTGTCCAGCGCGATCCGCGACGACAACCCGGAACTGATGGAGGCGCGCAGCCAGCGCATCCCGATCATGCCGCGCGCGGCGATGCTGGCCGAGCTGATGCGCTTCCGCCGCGGCATCGCGGTGGCCGGCACGCACGGCAAGACCACCACCACCAGCCTGGCCGCGGCGGTGCTCAGCGAAGGCGGGCTGGACCCGACCTTCGTGATCGGCGGGCAACTGCTCGCCGCCGGCGCCAACGCCAAGCTCGGCGGCGGCCAGTGGCTGGTCGCCGAGGCCGACGAGAGCGACGGCAGCTTCCTGCGCCTGAATCCGCTGATCTCGGTGATCACCAACATCGACGCCGATCACCTGGAGAACTACGGCAACGACTTTGCCCGGGTCCAGGCCGCGTTCGCCGAGTTCCTGCAGCGCCTGCCGTTCTACGGCCTGGCGGTGCTGTGCATCGACGATCCGGAAGTGGCCGCGCTGGCCGCCAAGACCCCGCGCCACGTGATGAGCTACGGCCTCAGCGAGAACGCCGACGTGCGCGCCGAGGACGTGGTCCAGGACGGCCCGCGCATGCGCTTCACCCTGCGCCTGCCCGAAGGCAGCAGCACCCCGGTGACGCTGGCCTTGCCGGGCCGGCACAACGTGCTCAACGCGCTGGCCGCGGCAGCCATCGGCTGGCAGCTGGGCGTGGCGCCGGAGGCGATCGCCAGCGCGCTGCAGAGCTTCGCCGGCATCGGCCGCCGCTTCAACGACCTGGGCGAAGTGACCACCGCCGCCGGCGCACGCGTGCGCCTGGTCGACGACTACGGCCACCATCCGCGCGAGCTGGCGGCGGTGTTCGCCGCCGCGCGCGGCGGCTGGCCGGACAAGCGCCTGGTGGTCGCGTTCCAGCCGCATCGCTACAGCCGCACCCGCGACCAGTTCGATGCGTTCGCCGCGGTGCTGTCGGAAGTCGATGCGTTGGTGCTCAGCGAGGTCTATCCGGCCGGCGAAGCGCCGATCCCCGGCGCCGACGCGCGCTCGCTGGCGCGCGCGATCCGTGCGCGCGGGCGCAGCGAGCCGGTGGTGGTCGGGCAGGTCGCCGAACTGAGCGGGGTGCTGCCGGACGTGCTGCAGGACGGCGACCTGCTGTTGATGATGGGCGCCGGCGACATCGGCTACGTCGCCCAGCACATCGCGCAGGACGGGTTCGTCGGCGGAGCGGACGCATGA
- a CDS encoding D-alanine--D-alanine ligase produces the protein MSAQTLPPPRITDPAAFGRVAVLFGGTSSEREVSLNSGANVLEALRSRGVDAQPVDGIPALLERIRAGAVDRVFNILHGGDGENGVVQGLLRALQVPFTGPDVLGSALTLDKIRTKQVWIAAGLPTPGFARIGADADLAAAAAELGYPLFVKPACEGSSVGVFRVLSEADLAPVRAFAADYSGELLMEQMVQGEEYTVGILGDIALPSIRIVPAGDWYDYHAKYIAEDTQYLCPGMSGDDETRIRQLALQAFAAAGCSGWGRVDVMRDRVRGLQLIEVNTAPGMTSHSLVPKAAAQLGVDFADLCWRILEQTL, from the coding sequence ATGAGCGCGCAGACCCTGCCGCCGCCGCGCATCACCGACCCGGCCGCGTTCGGCCGCGTCGCGGTGCTGTTTGGCGGTACCTCCAGCGAACGCGAGGTGTCGCTGAACTCCGGCGCCAACGTGCTCGAGGCGCTGCGCAGCCGCGGCGTCGACGCGCAACCAGTGGACGGCATTCCCGCGCTGCTGGAGCGCATCCGCGCCGGCGCGGTGGACCGCGTGTTCAACATCCTGCATGGCGGCGATGGCGAGAATGGCGTGGTGCAGGGCCTGCTGCGCGCGCTGCAGGTGCCGTTCACCGGCCCCGACGTGCTTGGTAGCGCGCTGACCCTGGACAAGATCCGCACCAAGCAGGTGTGGATCGCCGCCGGCCTGCCGACGCCGGGCTTCGCCCGCATCGGCGCCGATGCCGACCTGGCCGCGGCGGCCGCAGAACTGGGCTATCCGCTGTTCGTCAAGCCGGCTTGCGAAGGTTCCAGCGTCGGCGTGTTCCGGGTGCTGTCCGAGGCCGACCTGGCGCCGGTGCGCGCGTTCGCCGCCGACTACAGCGGCGAACTGCTGATGGAGCAGATGGTGCAGGGCGAGGAATACACCGTCGGCATCCTGGGCGACATCGCGCTGCCGTCGATCCGCATCGTCCCCGCCGGCGACTGGTACGACTACCACGCCAAGTACATCGCCGAGGACACCCAGTACCTGTGCCCGGGCATGAGCGGCGACGACGAGACCCGGATCCGCCAGCTCGCGCTGCAGGCCTTCGCCGCGGCCGGCTGCAGCGGCTGGGGCCGGGTCGACGTGATGCGCGACCGCGTGCGCGGCCTGCAGCTGATCGAAGTCAACACCGCGCCGGGCATGACCAGCCACTCGCTGGTGCCCAAGGCCGCTGCGCAGCTGGGCGTGGATTTCGCCGATCTGTGCTGGCGAATCCTGGAGCAGACGCTGTGA
- the ftsA gene encoding cell division protein FtsA — protein sequence MNRKGDKSLIVGLDIGTSKVVALVGEYSPGNPIEVIGIGSHESRGLKRGVVVDIESTVQSIQRAVEEAELMAGCEIRSVYASISGNHVQCKNSPGIVPIRDGEVTWTDLDRVLEAAKAVAIPADQRILHAIPREYVLDDSQEGIRNPVGMTGVRLEVHAHLVVCAQSAAANISKCVQRCGLQVDDLILSSLASSVAVLTADERELGVVLVDMGAGTTDLAVFVQGAICHTASLPIAGDHVTNDIAHMLRTPTPEAEQIKVRYACALAQLATAEESIQVPSVGDRPPRRMPRHSLAQAVQGRYEEIFEMVQAELRRSGFEELVRAGMVLTGGASKMEGVVELAEEMVQMPVRVGIPQHVTGLGEVVGNPVHATGVGLLLMGSQIEHPRRPSLPTGRAGSLFKKLKNWYRGEF from the coding sequence ATGAACCGCAAAGGCGACAAATCCCTCATCGTTGGACTGGACATCGGCACCTCCAAGGTCGTCGCGCTGGTCGGCGAGTATTCGCCCGGCAATCCGATCGAGGTGATCGGCATCGGTTCGCACGAATCGCGCGGCCTCAAGCGCGGCGTGGTGGTGGACATCGAATCCACCGTGCAGTCGATCCAGCGCGCAGTCGAGGAAGCGGAGCTGATGGCCGGCTGCGAGATCCGTTCGGTCTATGCATCGATCTCCGGCAACCACGTGCAGTGCAAGAACTCGCCCGGGATCGTGCCGATCCGCGACGGCGAGGTGACCTGGACCGACCTGGACCGCGTGCTGGAAGCGGCCAAGGCGGTGGCGATCCCGGCCGACCAGCGCATCCTGCACGCGATCCCGCGCGAGTACGTGCTCGACGATTCGCAGGAAGGCATCCGCAACCCGGTCGGCATGACCGGCGTGCGCCTGGAAGTGCACGCGCACCTGGTGGTGTGCGCGCAGTCGGCCGCCGCCAATATCAGCAAGTGCGTGCAGCGCTGCGGCCTGCAGGTGGACGACCTGATCCTGTCCTCGCTGGCGTCTTCGGTGGCGGTGCTGACCGCCGACGAGCGCGAGCTGGGCGTGGTGCTGGTCGACATGGGCGCCGGCACCACCGATCTGGCGGTGTTCGTGCAGGGCGCGATCTGCCACACCGCCTCGCTGCCGATCGCCGGCGACCACGTCACCAACGACATCGCGCACATGCTGCGCACGCCCACCCCGGAAGCCGAGCAGATCAAGGTGCGCTACGCCTGCGCGCTGGCGCAGCTGGCCACCGCCGAGGAAAGCATCCAGGTGCCGAGCGTCGGCGACCGCCCGCCGCGGCGCATGCCGCGCCACTCGCTGGCGCAGGCGGTGCAGGGGCGCTACGAGGAGATCTTCGAGATGGTGCAGGCCGAACTGCGCCGCTCCGGTTTCGAGGAGCTGGTGCGCGCCGGCATGGTGCTGACCGGCGGCGCCTCGAAGATGGAAGGCGTGGTCGAACTGGCCGAGGAAATGGTGCAGATGCCGGTGCGCGTGGGCATCCCGCAGCACGTCACCGGCCTGGGCGAAGTGGTCGGCAACCCGGTGCACGCCACCGGCGTGGGCCTGCTGCTGATGGGCAGCCAGATCGAACACCCACGGCGTCCGTCGCTGCCCACCGGCCGCGCCGGCAGCCTGTTCAAGAAATTGAAGAACTGGTATCGCGGCGAATTCTGA
- a CDS encoding cell division protein FtsQ/DivIB, with protein MSALLRILAWLLALALVALPVVAVLNGWVGAERWPLSRLQVTGDLQRVPAEQLRQVVLPYARRGFFAVRLQDAQDAIERLPWVESARVRKRWPDVLEVRVTEHRPFARWGSDRMLSEQGRIFALPSELRGMALPQLAGPDAKAQDVVALYNESRALFAPAGLQVAGVAMDARGSWSLQLGNGVQVVVGRDDARARLARFARVLPQLATPEQAPIARADLRYTNGFTVERQGLEIRDSGSGKKPASQRSASTDLPRIPSPPAFTNPQSRIPNPGSKT; from the coding sequence ATGAGCGCCCTGCTGCGCATCCTCGCCTGGTTGCTGGCGCTGGCGCTGGTCGCGCTGCCGGTGGTGGCCGTGCTCAACGGCTGGGTCGGCGCCGAGCGTTGGCCGCTGAGCCGGCTGCAGGTCACCGGCGATTTGCAGCGCGTGCCGGCCGAGCAGCTGCGCCAGGTGGTGCTGCCGTATGCGCGCCGCGGCTTCTTCGCGGTGCGCCTGCAGGACGCGCAGGACGCGATCGAGCGGCTGCCGTGGGTGGAAAGCGCGCGCGTGCGCAAGCGCTGGCCGGACGTGCTGGAAGTGCGCGTCACCGAGCATCGCCCGTTCGCGCGCTGGGGCAGCGACCGCATGCTGTCCGAGCAGGGCCGCATCTTCGCGCTGCCGAGCGAACTGCGCGGCATGGCGCTGCCGCAGCTGGCCGGGCCGGACGCCAAGGCCCAGGACGTGGTCGCGCTGTACAACGAATCGCGCGCGCTGTTTGCGCCGGCCGGGCTGCAGGTCGCCGGCGTGGCGATGGACGCGCGCGGCAGCTGGTCGCTGCAACTGGGCAACGGCGTGCAGGTCGTGGTCGGCCGCGACGACGCCCGCGCCCGCCTGGCGCGCTTCGCCCGCGTGCTGCCGCAACTGGCCACGCCGGAGCAGGCGCCGATCGCGCGCGCCGACCTGCGCTACACCAACGGATTCACGGTCGAAAGGCAGGGATTGGAGATTCGGGATTCGGGATCGGGAAAGAAACCGGCTTCGCAACGCTCCGCTTCCACCGACCTTCCCAGAATTCCAAGCCCTCCTGCTTTTACCAATCCCCAATCCCGAATCCCAAATCCCGGCTCCAAGACATGA
- the ftsZ gene encoding cell division protein FtsZ, protein MAHFELIEKMAPNAVIKVVGVGGGGGNAVAHMVSSSVDGVEFITANTDSQAIKNCGAKLQLQLGTNVTKGLGAGANPEVGRQAALEDRERIMDALQGADMVFITAGMGGGTGTGAAPVVAQLAKEMGILTVAVVTKPFPFEGRRRMQVALKGIEELSQHCDSLITIPNEKLITVLGRNATMIQAFRAANDVLQGAVQGIADLIVRPGLINVDFADVRTVMSEMGLAMMGTGSARGDDRAQAAAEAAIQNPLLDDVNLAGANGILVNITAGPDFTMAEFDEIGRTIEGFSSEDATVVVGTVLDPDMQDEVRVTVVATGLNRAVSRQAQRPEQRAPIKLVRNATTGQPEFGDFEHGGDAVSKAVGGAMGLGLRRPSSDAMGASAPAPAAADLPNDYLDIPAFLRRQAD, encoded by the coding sequence ATGGCGCATTTCGAACTGATTGAAAAGATGGCACCCAACGCGGTAATCAAGGTGGTCGGCGTGGGCGGCGGCGGCGGCAACGCGGTCGCGCACATGGTCAGCAGCAGCGTGGACGGCGTGGAGTTCATCACCGCCAACACCGACTCGCAGGCGATCAAGAACTGCGGCGCCAAGCTGCAGCTGCAGCTCGGCACCAACGTCACCAAGGGCCTGGGCGCGGGCGCGAATCCGGAAGTGGGCCGCCAGGCCGCGCTGGAAGACCGCGAGCGCATCATGGACGCGCTGCAGGGCGCGGACATGGTGTTCATCACCGCCGGCATGGGCGGCGGCACCGGCACCGGCGCCGCGCCCGTAGTCGCGCAGCTGGCCAAGGAGATGGGCATCCTGACCGTCGCCGTGGTCACCAAGCCGTTCCCGTTCGAAGGCCGCCGGCGCATGCAGGTCGCGCTGAAAGGCATCGAGGAACTGAGCCAGCATTGCGACTCGCTGATCACCATCCCGAACGAAAAGCTGATCACCGTGCTCGGCCGCAACGCCACCATGATCCAGGCGTTCCGCGCCGCCAACGACGTGCTGCAGGGCGCGGTGCAGGGCATCGCCGACCTGATCGTGCGTCCGGGCCTGATCAACGTCGACTTCGCCGACGTGCGCACCGTGATGTCGGAAATGGGCCTGGCGATGATGGGCACCGGCTCGGCCCGCGGCGACGACCGCGCGCAGGCGGCGGCCGAAGCGGCGATCCAGAACCCGCTGCTGGACGACGTCAACCTGGCCGGCGCCAACGGCATCCTGGTCAACATCACCGCCGGCCCTGACTTCACCATGGCCGAGTTCGACGAGATCGGCCGCACCATCGAAGGCTTCTCCTCGGAAGATGCGACCGTGGTGGTCGGCACCGTGCTCGACCCGGACATGCAGGACGAAGTCCGCGTGACCGTGGTCGCCACCGGCCTGAACCGTGCCGTGTCGCGCCAGGCCCAGCGTCCGGAGCAGCGTGCGCCGATCAAGCTGGTGCGCAACGCGACCACCGGCCAGCCGGAATTCGGCGACTTCGAGCATGGCGGCGACGCCGTGTCCAAGGCGGTCGGCGGCGCGATGGGCCTGGGCCTGCGGCGTCCGAGCAGCGATGCGATGGGGGCGTCCGCACCGGCACCGGCGGCGGCCGACCTGCCGAACGACTACCTGGACATCCCGGCGTTCCTGCGCCGCCAGGCCGACTGA
- the murG gene encoding undecaprenyldiphospho-muramoylpentapeptide beta-N-acetylglucosaminyltransferase — MSASAPTSAAASAAPVMILAGGTGGHIFPALAVAKVLRARGVPVVWLGAAGRMETQLVPQHGIEIDTIAIGGLRGKGALALFGAPVRVMRAIRAAGFVLRRRAPRAVVSFGGFAAGPGGIAARLMKLPLLVHEQNRAPGLTNKVLSRMARRVLTGFPGSFAAREEAVGNPVRAEIAALPPPAQRFAARDGAVRLLVLGGSQGARALNQALPRALAALGAQVEVRHQCGEKLRDEAAQAYADAGVAANVEAFIGDMAAAYAWADLIVCRAGASTLAELCAVGIGSVLVPFAAAVDDHQTRNAEYLVERGAAVLLKQDDALATNLQGVLRDLLGNPARRLAMADAARSLAKPDAAERIADIILEEAGSRDSGLGIRKEQEHKQDTMQTPVHRDAPRQQAAGDATNPQSRMPNPGTSAGGAL; from the coding sequence ATGAGCGCGTCGGCGCCCACGTCCGCTGCCGCCTCCGCCGCGCCGGTGATGATCCTCGCCGGCGGCACCGGCGGGCACATCTTCCCCGCGTTGGCCGTGGCCAAGGTGCTGCGCGCGCGCGGCGTGCCGGTGGTGTGGCTGGGCGCGGCCGGGCGCATGGAAACGCAACTGGTGCCGCAGCACGGCATCGAGATCGACACCATCGCCATCGGCGGCCTGCGCGGCAAGGGCGCGCTGGCGTTGTTCGGCGCGCCGGTGCGGGTCATGCGCGCGATCCGCGCCGCCGGCTTCGTGCTGCGCAGGCGCGCGCCGCGCGCGGTGGTCAGCTTCGGCGGCTTCGCCGCCGGGCCCGGCGGGATCGCCGCGCGCCTGATGAAACTGCCGCTGCTGGTGCACGAACAGAACCGCGCGCCGGGCCTGACCAACAAGGTGCTGTCGCGCATGGCGCGGCGCGTGCTGACCGGGTTCCCGGGCAGCTTCGCCGCGCGCGAGGAAGCGGTGGGCAATCCGGTGCGTGCCGAAATCGCCGCGCTGCCGCCGCCGGCGCAGCGCTTCGCCGCGCGCGACGGCGCGGTGCGCCTGCTGGTGCTCGGCGGCAGCCAGGGCGCGCGCGCGCTGAACCAGGCACTGCCGCGCGCGCTGGCCGCGCTCGGCGCGCAGGTCGAGGTGCGCCACCAGTGCGGCGAGAAATTGCGCGACGAAGCGGCCCAGGCGTATGCCGACGCCGGCGTCGCCGCAAACGTCGAAGCCTTCATCGGCGACATGGCCGCCGCCTACGCCTGGGCCGACCTGATCGTGTGCCGCGCCGGCGCCTCGACTCTGGCCGAACTGTGCGCGGTCGGCATCGGCAGCGTGCTGGTGCCGTTCGCCGCCGCGGTCGACGACCACCAGACCCGCAATGCCGAATACCTGGTGGAACGCGGCGCCGCGGTGCTGCTGAAGCAGGACGACGCCCTGGCGACCAACCTGCAGGGCGTGCTGCGCGACCTGCTAGGCAACCCCGCGCGCCGCCTGGCCATGGCCGACGCCGCGCGCAGCCTGGCCAAGCCGGATGCGGCCGAGCGGATTGCCGACATCATTCTGGAAGAGGCTGGGAGTCGGGATTCGGGATTGGGGATTCGTAAAGAGCAGGAGCACAAGCAGGACACCATGCAGACACCCGTACATCGCGATGCGCCGCGGCAACAGGCCGCCGGCGACGCCACCAATCCCCAATCCCGAATGCCGAATCCCGGCACCTCCGCAGGAGGTGCCCTGTGA